From Actinopolyspora lacussalsi, a single genomic window includes:
- a CDS encoding citrate synthase (product_source=KO:K01647; cath_funfam=1.10.580.10; cog=COG0372; ko=KO:K01647; pfam=PF00285; superfamily=48256; tigrfam=TIGR01798) gives MPDDATAKRTVALRYDAGEHEMGVTAPTEGAPGVNLDKLMAKTGLVTLDPGFVNTAACESDITYIDGDAGILRYRGYPIEELADKSNFVEVSYLLIYGELPTAEQYEDFADRVRRHTLLHEDLRKFFDGFPRDAHPMPVLSSAVSALSTFYQDSLNPFDRQQVELSTHRLLAKLPTIAAYAYKKSAGQPFLYPDNSLGLVENFLRMTFGFPAEPYEVDPTMARALDLLFILHADHEQNCSTSTVRMVGSSEANLFASISAGINALFGPLHGGANSAVLDMLEGIRADGGDVDSFVSRVKNKEPGVKLMGFGHRVYKNYDPRARIIKKTADEVLEKLGSNDPLLDIALKLEERALSDDYFIERNLYPNVDFYTGLIYKAMGFPTKFFTVLFALGRLPGWIAHWREMLDDPARKISRPRQVYTGQAQRAYVPMNER, from the coding sequence ATGCCCGACGACGCGACCGCCAAACGCACCGTCGCGCTGCGCTACGACGCCGGCGAGCACGAAATGGGCGTGACCGCTCCCACCGAAGGCGCGCCCGGTGTCAATTTGGACAAGTTGATGGCCAAAACCGGTTTGGTGACGCTCGATCCGGGTTTCGTCAACACCGCGGCCTGCGAATCCGACATCACATACATCGACGGCGATGCCGGGATTCTGCGCTACCGGGGCTATCCCATCGAGGAGCTCGCGGACAAGTCGAACTTCGTCGAGGTCAGCTATCTGCTGATCTACGGTGAGCTGCCCACCGCGGAGCAGTACGAGGACTTCGCCGACCGGGTCCGCAGGCACACACTGCTGCACGAGGACCTGCGCAAGTTCTTCGACGGGTTCCCCAGGGACGCGCACCCCATGCCGGTGCTCTCCTCGGCGGTCTCGGCGCTGTCCACCTTCTACCAGGACAGCCTGAATCCGTTCGACCGGCAGCAGGTCGAGCTGTCCACCCACCGGTTGCTCGCCAAGCTGCCGACGATCGCGGCCTACGCGTACAAGAAGTCGGCCGGTCAGCCGTTCCTCTACCCCGACAACTCGCTCGGGCTGGTGGAGAACTTCCTGCGGATGACGTTCGGTTTCCCAGCGGAGCCGTACGAGGTAGATCCGACCATGGCCCGTGCGCTGGACCTGCTGTTCATCCTGCACGCGGATCACGAGCAGAACTGCTCCACCTCGACCGTTCGGATGGTCGGCTCCTCCGAGGCGAATCTGTTCGCCAGCATCTCGGCCGGTATCAACGCCCTGTTCGGGCCGCTGCACGGCGGCGCCAACAGCGCGGTGCTGGACATGCTGGAGGGGATCCGCGCCGACGGCGGAGACGTCGACTCCTTCGTGTCCCGGGTGAAGAACAAGGAACCCGGCGTCAAGCTCATGGGCTTCGGGCACCGCGTCTACAAGAACTACGATCCGCGTGCCCGGATCATCAAGAAGACGGCCGACGAGGTGCTGGAAAAGCTCGGCTCCAACGATCCGCTGCTGGACATCGCGCTCAAGCTGGAGGAGCGCGCGCTCTCCGACGACTACTTCATCGAGCGCAACCTCTACCCGAACGTGGACTTCTACACCGGCCTGATCTACAAGGCCATGGGCTTTCCCACCAAGTTCTTCACCGTGCTGTTCGCCCTCGGGCGGCTGCCGGGCTGGATCGCTCACTGGCGCGAGATGCTGGACGACCCCGCCCGCAAGATCAGCAGGCCGCGTCAGGTCTACACCGGCCAGGCACAGCGTGCCTACGTGCCGATGAACGAGCGCTGA
- a CDS encoding putative copper resistance protein D (product_source=KO:K07245; cog=COG3336; ko=KO:K07245; pfam=PF09678; transmembrane_helix_parts=Outside_1_17,TMhelix_18_40,Inside_41_52,TMhelix_53_75,Outside_76_78,TMhelix_79_101,Inside_102_121,TMhelix_122_144,Outside_145_158,TMhelix_159_181,Inside_182_193,TMhelix_194_216,Outside_217_246,TMhelix_247_266,Inside_267_339), producing the protein MHHVEELTFTSALLNWKFAFWWDLLIVLLGVTYAAGVTRLRRGSPGRPWPAHRNWLFASGLVSLFMAMNSFVAVYSHALFTMHMVQHLMLIMLVPALLVYGKPLRLWSELDESGRVARILRGRAVGMLTHPAWTMVLYSVVLIATHLTPFMQVMLLNPWLHHAESVLYLVTGYLTFLPLLGTEPTRWQHFPYPLRVFSALMGMGPDTGIGVILMMADDPLFPAYGRMRDWWIDDGTLTVLADQRLGGGIMWFFGDALMAVFALVLVRQWMRANGSEAGFGNWLESARRSALAETGGEAESEVESLRTTDDLDEDERARQAYNAMLARLARQDEQRSGRQ; encoded by the coding sequence GTGCACCATGTCGAAGAGCTGACATTCACCAGTGCGCTGCTGAACTGGAAGTTCGCGTTCTGGTGGGATCTGCTGATCGTGCTGCTCGGTGTCACCTACGCCGCCGGGGTGACACGGCTCCGACGCGGGAGTCCGGGACGGCCCTGGCCCGCCCACCGCAATTGGCTGTTCGCCTCCGGGCTGGTGAGCCTGTTCATGGCGATGAACAGCTTCGTCGCGGTCTACAGCCACGCGCTGTTCACCATGCACATGGTGCAGCACCTGATGCTGATCATGCTGGTCCCCGCCCTGCTCGTCTACGGCAAACCACTGCGGCTGTGGTCGGAGCTGGACGAGTCCGGGCGTGTGGCGCGAATCCTGCGCGGACGAGCGGTCGGCATGCTGACCCACCCGGCGTGGACCATGGTGCTGTACTCGGTGGTGCTGATCGCCACCCATCTGACCCCGTTCATGCAGGTCATGCTGCTGAACCCGTGGCTGCACCACGCCGAGAGCGTGTTGTACCTGGTCACGGGTTACCTGACGTTCCTGCCACTGCTGGGCACCGAACCGACCCGCTGGCAGCACTTCCCCTACCCACTGCGGGTGTTCAGCGCCCTGATGGGGATGGGGCCGGACACCGGTATCGGCGTGATCCTGATGATGGCCGACGATCCGCTGTTCCCCGCTTACGGGAGGATGCGCGACTGGTGGATCGACGACGGCACGCTGACCGTGTTGGCCGACCAACGGCTCGGCGGCGGGATCATGTGGTTCTTCGGCGACGCGCTCATGGCCGTGTTCGCGCTGGTACTGGTGAGGCAGTGGATGCGTGCCAACGGTTCGGAAGCCGGTTTCGGCAACTGGCTGGAGTCCGCCAGACGCAGCGCACTCGCCGAAACCGGCGGCGAGGCCGAGTCCGAGGTGGAGAGCCTGCGGACCACGGATGACCTCGACGAGGACGAGCGGGCCAGGCAGGCGTACAACGCGATGCTCGCCAGACTGGCTCGGCAGGACGAGCAGCGGAGCGGTCGACAGTAG
- a CDS encoding pyridoxamine 5'-phosphate oxidase (product_source=KO:K00275; cath_funfam=2.30.110.10; cog=COG0259; ko=KO:K00275; pfam=PF01243,PF10590; superfamily=50475; tigrfam=TIGR00558) codes for MSQAKATLSGMRVSYDAEPLQESSLATTWHEQLRQWFDEAVRAELAEPNAMVLATADASGMPSSRTVLCKGIDERGLVFFTNYTSAKSHDLGATRVAAATFPWLSLQRQVNVRGTVEKVKQEETTDYWVHRPRGSQLGAWASPQSCVVSGRAALESKLTGIERRFSDSERVPVPPHWGGWRIRPEYVEFWQGQPDRLHDRLRFVREDDTWKVRRLAP; via the coding sequence ATGTCGCAGGCAAAGGCCACGTTGTCCGGGATGCGCGTGTCCTACGATGCCGAGCCGCTTCAGGAGTCGTCGCTTGCCACCACCTGGCACGAGCAGCTTCGACAGTGGTTCGACGAAGCGGTGCGGGCGGAACTGGCGGAACCGAACGCGATGGTGCTGGCAACGGCGGACGCCTCGGGGATGCCTTCTTCGCGCACGGTGCTGTGCAAGGGGATCGACGAACGTGGCCTGGTGTTCTTCACCAACTACACCTCGGCCAAGAGTCACGATCTCGGCGCCACCCGGGTGGCCGCGGCTACCTTCCCCTGGCTGTCGCTGCAGCGACAGGTGAACGTGCGCGGCACGGTCGAGAAGGTCAAGCAGGAGGAGACCACCGACTACTGGGTCCACCGTCCCCGTGGTTCGCAACTCGGCGCGTGGGCCTCGCCGCAGTCCTGTGTGGTCTCCGGGCGTGCCGCGCTGGAATCCAAACTGACCGGTATCGAACGTAGGTTCTCCGATTCCGAGCGGGTTCCGGTTCCGCCGCACTGGGGCGGGTGGCGCATCCGGCCGGAGTACGTGGAGTTCTGGCAGGGACAACCGGACAGGTTGCACGATCGGCTGCGGTTCGTCCGCGAGGACGACACCTGGAAGGTGCGGCGGCTCGCGCCCTGA
- a CDS encoding fructokinase (product_source=KO:K00847; cath_funfam=3.40.1190.20; cog=COG0524; ko=KO:K00847; pfam=PF00294; superfamily=53613) has protein sequence MILICGEALVDLVPGEARGGELAPLHPRLGGGPYNVAIALGRLATPVGMFTRLSSDRFGVELLKRLHEAGADTTEVQVGAEPTTLAVVELDERGSARYGFHTEGTAAPLVADPGELPPEVEALSFGTLAMVLEPGASVHERVLFRESERGRFTALDPNIRADLIEDPDAYRRRFLNWLSAVDLLKLSVEDAAWLAGSESAVESPELFEALRDWLGRGPAAVVLTRGADGMAVLTADGGLVEVAASETSVVDTIGAGDTIQAALLCWLRSAGALSAAAVRGLSAADWTAALNFAAAAAGVTVSRQGAEPPYASEL, from the coding sequence TTGATTCTCATCTGCGGTGAGGCCCTGGTCGATCTGGTTCCCGGTGAAGCACGTGGGGGCGAGCTCGCACCGTTGCATCCCCGACTCGGTGGCGGTCCCTACAACGTCGCCATCGCGCTGGGCAGGCTGGCGACTCCGGTGGGAATGTTCACCCGGTTGTCCAGTGACCGGTTCGGTGTCGAACTGCTGAAGCGGCTCCACGAAGCCGGTGCCGACACCACCGAGGTGCAGGTGGGGGCGGAGCCGACCACGCTCGCGGTGGTGGAGCTGGACGAGCGGGGATCCGCTCGGTACGGCTTCCACACCGAGGGCACCGCCGCGCCGCTCGTCGCGGACCCCGGCGAGCTGCCCCCGGAGGTCGAGGCGCTCTCCTTCGGGACGCTGGCGATGGTTCTGGAGCCGGGAGCCTCGGTGCACGAGCGGGTGCTGTTCCGGGAATCCGAACGGGGGCGGTTCACAGCGCTCGATCCGAACATCCGGGCGGATCTGATCGAGGACCCGGATGCCTACCGGCGACGTTTCCTGAACTGGTTGTCCGCGGTGGACCTGTTGAAGCTCTCGGTCGAGGACGCCGCGTGGCTGGCCGGCTCGGAGTCGGCGGTCGAATCGCCGGAGCTGTTCGAGGCGTTACGGGACTGGCTCGGCCGTGGTCCGGCAGCGGTGGTGCTGACCAGGGGCGCCGACGGGATGGCGGTGTTGACCGCGGACGGCGGGCTCGTCGAGGTGGCCGCCTCCGAGACGTCGGTTGTGGACACGATCGGGGCGGGGGACACCATTCAGGCCGCGCTGCTGTGCTGGTTGCGCAGTGCCGGGGCGTTGTCCGCTGCCGCGGTGCGCGGGCTTTCGGCGGCGGACTGGACCGCCGCGCTGAACTTCGCGGCAGCCGCGGCCGGGGTCACGGTCTCCCGCCAGGGGGCCGAACCGCCCTACGCCTCCGAACTCTGA
- a CDS encoding ABC-2 type transport system permease protein (product_source=KO:K01992; cath_funfam=1.10.287.90; cog=COG1668; ko=KO:K01992; pfam=PF12698; transmembrane_helix_parts=Inside_1_23,TMhelix_24_46,Outside_47_195,TMhelix_196_218,Inside_219_246,TMhelix_247_269,Outside_270_283,TMhelix_284_306,Inside_307_318,TMhelix_319_341,Outside_342_372,TMhelix_373_395,Inside_396_418) translates to MKRTLHTVWLVARRELQTRVRTRAFVLGTLFMALLVLAFPVVTLFAGASNAPEDDLSASDSTTRLGITQSANGLAEPLERKAGVDRPAISVRKVADTETGKNLVREGELDGVVAGTPTAPELFVEEHVFPNLERALTTITYNNQLDAEMSDAGLDPREVRDRAGQGEVAIISMGGSQDAADGPMAGISDAEKAQRLIIAMISTFLLYMFLIMTGQMISQGVVEEKSSRVVEVLLATIRSTELMAGKIVGIGITGLIQFAVIGVLGFAAATVTAVLTLPTFTVAGLLGWAVLWFLLGFTLYATMLAAASSLVSRQEDLQSVITPVIMLLIVPFFVGVSVLPTNPDGTAGTVLSMIPGFSPMLMPMRLALGGVPLWQGALSVVLSLVASAAVLWLGGRIYSNAVLRTGARVRLKDALRAS, encoded by the coding sequence GTGAAACGGACACTGCACACCGTATGGCTGGTCGCCCGGCGCGAACTGCAGACCAGGGTGCGAACCCGGGCGTTCGTACTGGGAACGCTGTTCATGGCACTGCTGGTGCTGGCGTTCCCGGTGGTGACGCTCTTCGCTGGCGCTTCGAACGCACCCGAGGACGACCTGAGTGCCTCGGACAGCACGACTCGGCTGGGGATCACCCAGTCCGCGAACGGGCTGGCCGAACCGCTGGAACGGAAGGCGGGGGTGGACCGGCCCGCCATCAGCGTCCGGAAGGTCGCCGACACCGAGACGGGTAAGAACCTGGTGCGCGAGGGCGAACTCGACGGGGTGGTCGCGGGAACCCCCACCGCTCCGGAGCTGTTCGTGGAAGAGCACGTCTTCCCGAACCTGGAAAGAGCGCTCACCACGATCACCTACAACAACCAGCTCGACGCCGAGATGTCGGACGCGGGCCTGGATCCCCGGGAGGTGCGCGACCGGGCCGGTCAGGGCGAAGTGGCGATCATCTCCATGGGGGGCTCGCAGGACGCGGCGGACGGACCGATGGCCGGGATCTCCGACGCGGAGAAGGCCCAGCGACTGATCATCGCGATGATCTCGACCTTCCTGCTGTACATGTTCCTGATCATGACCGGCCAGATGATCTCGCAGGGCGTCGTGGAGGAGAAGTCCAGCAGGGTCGTGGAGGTGTTGCTGGCTACCATCCGCAGCACCGAGCTGATGGCCGGAAAGATCGTCGGGATCGGGATCACCGGGCTGATCCAGTTCGCGGTGATCGGGGTGCTCGGATTCGCCGCTGCCACCGTCACAGCCGTACTGACCCTGCCCACCTTCACCGTGGCGGGACTGCTCGGTTGGGCGGTGCTGTGGTTCCTGCTCGGCTTCACGCTCTACGCGACGATGCTCGCGGCGGCTTCCTCGCTGGTCTCGCGGCAGGAGGATCTGCAGAGCGTGATAACCCCGGTGATCATGCTACTGATCGTCCCGTTCTTCGTCGGGGTGTCGGTACTGCCGACCAATCCCGACGGCACCGCCGGGACGGTGCTTTCGATGATTCCCGGCTTCTCGCCCATGCTGATGCCGATGCGGCTCGCGCTCGGCGGTGTGCCGCTGTGGCAGGGGGCGCTCTCGGTGGTGCTCTCGCTGGTGGCGAGCGCGGCCGTGCTGTGGCTGGGCGGCCGGATCTACTCGAACGCGGTGCTGCGCACCGGAGCCAGGGTTCGGCTCAAGGACGCGCTGCGGGCTTCCTGA
- a CDS encoding alkylation response protein AidB-like acyl-CoA dehydrogenase (product_source=COG1960; cath_funfam=1.10.540.10,1.20.140.10,2.40.110.10; cog=COG1960; ko=KO:K00257; pfam=PF00441,PF02770,PF02771; superfamily=47203,56645) yields MPVERILATTEATDLLNLTRDMARNELAPEAARAEENESFPRDKFELLGEAGLLSLPYPEEYGGANQPYETYLQVLEEISSAWMTVGVGLSVHTMSCYPLVEFGTDEQRERWLGEMLGGHTLGAYALSEPQAGSDAAALRTRAERNGAEYAVNGTKCWITHGGVADFYTLLTRTSDTEISCLLVDGNTPGLKAGKPEHKMGLTGSPTTELVLDDARVAEQRLVGGEGNGLRIALRALDSGRLGIAACAVGLAQAALDLAVDYARQRTQFGRSIIDFQGIEFMIADMEAAVQSARATYLDAARRRDAGRSFGRQASVSKLVATDAAMKVTTDAVQVLGGAGYTSDFPAERYMREAKVLQIFEGTNQIQRMVIGRELAKT; encoded by the coding sequence ATGCCAGTCGAACGAATTCTCGCCACCACCGAGGCAACCGACCTGCTCAACCTCACGAGGGACATGGCCCGGAACGAACTGGCGCCGGAGGCGGCGCGCGCGGAGGAGAACGAGAGCTTCCCCCGCGACAAGTTCGAGCTGCTCGGCGAAGCCGGGTTGCTGAGCCTGCCGTACCCGGAGGAGTACGGCGGGGCGAACCAGCCCTATGAGACCTACCTCCAGGTGCTGGAGGAGATCAGCAGCGCGTGGATGACCGTTGGAGTCGGCCTGTCGGTGCACACCATGTCCTGCTACCCGCTGGTCGAGTTCGGCACGGACGAGCAGCGCGAACGCTGGCTCGGCGAGATGCTCGGCGGCCACACCCTGGGCGCCTACGCGCTGTCCGAACCACAGGCCGGTTCGGACGCGGCCGCCCTGCGAACCCGCGCGGAACGGAACGGTGCCGAGTACGCGGTCAACGGCACCAAGTGCTGGATCACCCACGGCGGGGTGGCCGACTTCTACACCCTGCTGACCAGAACCTCGGACACGGAGATCAGCTGCCTGCTGGTCGACGGGAACACGCCGGGGCTCAAAGCCGGGAAACCGGAACACAAGATGGGGCTGACCGGCTCGCCCACCACGGAACTCGTCCTCGACGACGCCCGGGTCGCGGAGCAGCGGCTCGTCGGTGGCGAGGGCAACGGACTGCGCATCGCGCTGCGCGCGCTCGATTCCGGGAGGCTGGGAATCGCGGCCTGCGCCGTGGGGCTGGCACAGGCGGCGCTCGACCTGGCGGTGGACTACGCGCGGCAGCGCACGCAGTTCGGCCGGTCGATCATCGACTTCCAAGGGATCGAGTTCATGATCGCCGACATGGAAGCCGCCGTGCAGTCGGCACGGGCGACCTACCTGGACGCGGCACGGCGCCGCGACGCGGGTCGATCCTTCGGTAGGCAGGCCTCGGTGTCCAAGCTGGTCGCGACGGACGCCGCCATGAAGGTCACCACCGACGCCGTGCAGGTGTTGGGAGGTGCCGGCTACACCAGTGACTTCCCCGCGGAACGCTACATGCGCGAAGCGAAGGTGTTACAGATATTCGAGGGAACCAACCAGATCCAGCGGATGGTGATCGGCCGCGAGCTGGCGAAGACGTGA
- a CDS encoding citrate synthase (product_source=KO:K01647; cath_funfam=1.10.580.10; cog=COG0372; ko=KO:K01647; pfam=PF00285; superfamily=48256) produces the protein MPNPVNNEATQAAVSPGLEGVVAFETEIAEPDRDGGALRYRGVDIEELAGRVSFGDVWALLVDGRFGNGLGAASDDRLPVRNGDVRVDMQSALAMVAPTNGFAPLLDVTEEQARDQLALASELALSYAAQSARGAELPAVPRSELDECTTVAERFLTCWRGEPDPAHVKALDAYWVSAAEHGLNASTFTARVIASTGADAAASLSGAVGAMSGPLHGGAPARVLPMIEEVEQRGDARAVVESILDRGDRLMGFGHRVYRAEDPRARVLRETCKQLGSPRFEVATELEQAALSVLAERRPDRQIATNVEFWAAVILDFAQVPTPMMPAMFTCARLAGWSAHVLEQKRTGRLVRPSARYVGPGAREPREVEGWDTVSPLVSV, from the coding sequence ATGCCGAATCCAGTGAACAACGAAGCCACGCAAGCCGCTGTCAGCCCAGGCCTCGAGGGCGTGGTGGCGTTCGAGACCGAGATCGCCGAACCGGACCGTGACGGTGGTGCCCTGCGCTACCGCGGAGTGGACATCGAGGAGCTGGCGGGCCGGGTCTCGTTCGGCGACGTATGGGCGCTGCTGGTCGACGGCCGCTTCGGCAACGGCCTCGGCGCGGCGAGCGACGACCGACTCCCGGTGCGCAACGGCGACGTACGTGTCGACATGCAGTCGGCACTGGCGATGGTCGCACCGACCAACGGGTTCGCCCCACTGCTGGACGTAACCGAGGAACAAGCACGTGACCAGCTGGCGTTGGCCTCGGAGCTGGCGCTGTCCTACGCGGCCCAGTCGGCCCGGGGTGCGGAACTCCCCGCGGTACCCCGCTCCGAGCTGGACGAGTGCACCACGGTCGCCGAACGATTCCTGACCTGCTGGCGCGGCGAGCCGGATCCGGCACACGTGAAGGCGCTGGATGCCTACTGGGTATCCGCGGCCGAACACGGCCTCAACGCCTCGACCTTCACCGCGCGGGTCATCGCCTCCACCGGCGCCGATGCCGCCGCGAGCCTCTCCGGAGCCGTGGGTGCCATGTCCGGGCCACTGCACGGTGGTGCCCCCGCCCGGGTACTGCCGATGATCGAAGAGGTCGAACAGCGCGGTGACGCCCGCGCGGTCGTCGAGTCGATCCTGGATCGTGGCGACCGACTCATGGGCTTCGGGCACCGGGTCTACCGCGCGGAGGACCCCCGCGCGAGGGTACTGCGCGAAACCTGCAAGCAGCTCGGTTCACCCCGGTTCGAGGTGGCCACGGAACTGGAGCAGGCGGCACTGTCGGTGCTGGCCGAGCGGCGCCCCGATCGGCAGATCGCCACCAACGTGGAGTTCTGGGCAGCGGTGATCCTGGACTTCGCACAGGTACCGACGCCGATGATGCCAGCGATGTTCACCTGTGCGCGGCTGGCGGGCTGGTCCGCTCACGTCCTGGAGCAGAAGCGGACCGGTCGACTGGTACGCCCCTCCGCCCGCTACGTCGGACCGGGCGCACGTGAGCCGCGTGAGGTCGAGGGGTGGGACACCGTTTCCCCCCTGGTCTCCGTTTGA
- a CDS encoding AcrR family transcriptional regulator (product_source=COG1309; cath_funfam=1.10.10.60; cog=COG1309; pfam=PF00440; smart=SM00530; superfamily=46689,48498), with translation MTHSRPAETAHEPCDTARTPAVRARRAELLDRLCELFLAEGFAHFTLDELAGRMHCSKSTLYTLAHSKEQLAVRVVGHFFKRATGNIERRVAECTDPRSRMRTYLKAAAAELAPASRRFIADMASNPATRASYESNARAAADRIRQDVHEGVRTGVFREVDSALVAEMVGLTLSAIQRGEISERTGLSDAAAFDALSDFLVGGLSASETDPARSTEEHGTEES, from the coding sequence ATGACTCATTCCCGTCCGGCGGAAACCGCTCACGAGCCGTGTGACACCGCCCGAACCCCGGCTGTGCGGGCCCGTCGGGCGGAACTGCTGGACCGGCTGTGCGAGCTGTTCCTGGCCGAGGGCTTCGCGCACTTCACCCTGGACGAGCTGGCCGGACGCATGCACTGCTCCAAGTCCACCCTTTACACGCTGGCGCACAGCAAGGAACAGCTCGCCGTGCGCGTGGTGGGGCACTTCTTCAAACGAGCCACTGGAAACATCGAGCGACGAGTCGCCGAGTGCACCGACCCGCGTTCCCGGATGCGCACGTACCTCAAGGCGGCAGCGGCCGAGTTGGCCCCCGCTAGCAGGCGGTTCATCGCGGACATGGCGAGCAACCCGGCGACCCGAGCCAGTTACGAGTCCAACGCGAGGGCGGCCGCCGACCGGATTCGACAGGACGTGCACGAAGGGGTGCGGACGGGTGTCTTCCGCGAGGTCGACTCCGCGCTGGTGGCCGAGATGGTCGGACTCACGCTCTCGGCCATCCAACGTGGTGAGATCTCCGAGCGGACGGGGCTTTCCGACGCGGCGGCTTTCGACGCGCTCTCGGACTTCCTGGTGGGAGGGTTGTCCGCCTCGGAGACCGATCCGGCGCGGAGCACGGAAGAACACGGTACGGAGGAAAGTTGA
- a CDS encoding aldose 1-epimerase (product_source=KO:K01785; cath_funfam=2.70.98.10; cog=COG2017; ko=KO:K01785; pfam=PF01263; superfamily=74650) has translation MNEHIPATGHQFEIVHGGVRAVITEVGAALRTFEVDGVPYSETYEADRLPPGAAGTVLVPWPNRVADGRWNLEGEPQQLALTEPDRHNAIHGLLRHTPWTVGEHTSAAVVLHAMIPAQPGWPVPLLTAVEYSVDDHGLTVRHTVENLGSRPVPFGVGVHPYPRAGNAATDECTLRLSASSVLPIDPERMLPDRPPRRLEGEEQDLRTGKKLAGVWLDTAFGGAAPLPDDPAGLVRHSLTDSTGHGVQLWADPVFGWVQVYTAADFPERGRAVAVEPMTCPPDALNSGTDLIVLERGQTWSARWGLRPIG, from the coding sequence GTGAACGAACACATCCCGGCTACAGGTCACCAGTTCGAGATCGTTCACGGTGGCGTGCGGGCGGTAATCACCGAGGTGGGGGCCGCGCTGCGTACTTTCGAGGTCGACGGGGTCCCCTACAGCGAGACCTACGAGGCCGACCGACTACCGCCCGGAGCCGCCGGGACAGTACTGGTGCCGTGGCCGAATCGCGTCGCCGACGGCCGCTGGAACCTGGAGGGCGAACCGCAGCAGCTCGCGCTGACCGAGCCGGATCGGCACAACGCCATCCACGGCCTGCTGCGGCACACTCCCTGGACCGTGGGGGAGCACACCTCCGCCGCCGTGGTGCTGCACGCGATGATCCCGGCACAGCCCGGCTGGCCGGTTCCGCTGCTGACGGCGGTGGAGTACTCCGTCGACGACCACGGGCTGACGGTGCGGCACACCGTGGAGAACCTCGGTTCACGTCCCGTTCCCTTCGGGGTCGGGGTGCATCCCTACCCGCGGGCGGGCAACGCGGCCACCGACGAGTGCACCCTGCGGCTGTCCGCCTCCAGCGTGCTGCCGATCGATCCCGAACGGATGCTGCCCGATCGACCGCCCCGCAGGCTGGAGGGCGAGGAGCAGGATCTTCGTACCGGCAAGAAGCTCGCCGGGGTGTGGTTGGACACCGCTTTCGGCGGGGCCGCACCGCTGCCGGACGATCCGGCGGGGCTGGTGCGGCACTCGTTGACCGATTCCACCGGTCACGGCGTGCAGCTGTGGGCCGATCCGGTTTTCGGCTGGGTACAGGTCTACACGGCGGCCGACTTCCCGGAGCGTGGCAGGGCGGTCGCGGTGGAGCCGATGACCTGCCCGCCCGACGCGTTGAACTCAGGGACCGACCTGATCGTGCTGGAACGGGGGCAGACCTGGTCGGCGCGTTGGGGCCTCCGCCCCATCGGCTGA